One Bos indicus isolate NIAB-ARS_2022 breed Sahiwal x Tharparkar chromosome 22, NIAB-ARS_B.indTharparkar_mat_pri_1.0, whole genome shotgun sequence DNA window includes the following coding sequences:
- the UCN2 gene encoding urocortin-2 translates to MTRWALLTLMVLTLGRTLLVPATPTPGFQLLPQNFPQATACPVTSESPSGSTTAPSAAWGRPSPDPHPGPRITLSLDVPLGLLQILLEQARARAVREQAAANARILAQVGRR, encoded by the coding sequence ATGACCAGGTGGGCTCTGCTCACGCTGATGGTCCTGACATTGGGCAGGACCCTGCTTGTCCCagcaacccccaccccaggcttccaGCTCCTCCCTCAGAACTTTCCCCAGGCCACTGCCTGCCCCGTGACCTCGGAGAGCCCCTCAGGCAGCACCACGGCACCCTCCGCTGCTTGGGGTCGCCCCAGCCCTgacccccaccctggcccccgCATCACCCTCTCGCTGGACGTCCCCCTTGGCCTCCTGCAGATCTTACTGGAGCAGGCCCGGGCCAGGGCTGTGAGGGAGCAGGCTGCTGCCAATGCCCGCATCCTGGCCCAGGTCGGCCGCCGCTGA